From the Prochlorococcus marinus str. AS9601 genome, the window TTGGTTCTTATTTCATTGGGAAGTCATTTGGTAAAAAATCTCTATCTCCAATATCTCCTAGCAAAACTATAGAAGGTTTAATTGGAGGAATATCCTGTTCAACTTTACTAGCAATATTTTTCGCATTTTTATTGAATTGGGAAAATCCATTATTTGTTGGAATAATATATGGAATTTCAATTTCTCTTATGGCATTGGTTGGAGATTTAATTGAATCTATGATGAAGAGAGATGCAAAAATAAAAGATTCCGGAACTTTTTTACCGGGACATGGAGGGATTCTTGACAGAATTGACAGTTACATCTTTACTCCATCTGTTTTGTATTATATTTTTATAATTCTCAAGTATTTAAATTAATTAAGAAATCTTTTATTCCAAAAAATAATCTTGGATTATTTTACTAGATAATGATGGAAGATCTATATGCGGAAGATGTCCACAATTTTGTAACCCTACAAAATTCAATTTTTCAATATTTCCTATTTTTTTAAGCTCTGTTTTTCCAAGAATTCGATCATTTTCTCCGCATAATGTTTTAATTGGGATATTTTGGATATATTTTTGAGTTCCTGCAAACCCACCACTTTTTGCAAATGATGCAAGTGAATTCCTCCATCCTTTACAACCTAAATGAATTGAAGCAATTTGCTCTTCCATCTTACCAACGCATTCATCTGGGAAAGCAAATGCTTGCCTACAAAGACTTTTTCTAACCTGAGGCATTCCAAGAAATGAGGCACCAATTTGGTTAAGAGGAAAAGGGATACTCTTAGGTTCTCCAAACAATCCGGCGGGGGACAAAAGGATAATTTTTTCAATAGAATCAGGAATTTCATAAGCAAGTTTTAAAGCTGTTGAGCCTCCCATAGAGGCACCTATAATTTTTAGATTCTTTGTTATTTTTAATGTCTTAAGGAGATCAATTAAATGCGAAATTATTTTCGAGGCATTATATTCATTTGTTGCGTACCTGGGACTAAAACCAAAGCCCAGAAGATCAGGAACGATAACTTGAAAATTTCTTTTTAGTGATTTATATATTCTTCTGAATTCTAAAAAACTACTATCAAAGCCATGTAGAAGAAGTATAGGTTGACCTTTTCCTCCCATAACTACTGGGAATTTTAAGGAATTCCAATTTTGGTTGAGTTTTATCCACTTAACATCATTTGCCAAATAAAGACCTAAAGG encodes:
- a CDS encoding alpha/beta fold hydrolase, giving the protein MTKNNFEKLSDLNVEFFESAKLSLLDPLGLYLANDVKWIKLNQNWNSLKFPVVMGGKGQPILLLHGFDSSFLEFRRIYKSLKRNFQVIVPDLLGFGFSPRYATNEYNASKIISHLIDLLKTLKITKNLKIIGASMGGSTALKLAYEIPDSIEKIILLSPAGLFGEPKSIPFPLNQIGASFLGMPQVRKSLCRQAFAFPDECVGKMEEQIASIHLGCKGWRNSLASFAKSGGFAGTQKYIQNIPIKTLCGENDRILGKTELKKIGNIEKLNFVGLQNCGHLPHIDLPSLSSKIIQDYFLE